Within Paenibacillus sabinae T27, the genomic segment CTTGTCCAAACACCCGGAAGACGATGACGGAGCTTGTGACAATCCCTTCTCTAAAGCCTGCCCGTACAATCAGAGGGAAGCCGAACAGAACGAAGAGGCCGAGCACCCAGTAATGAAAGCCAAGCAGCCAGAACAATCCGCAGCCAAAAAAGAGCCCGACCACCGAGGCGAAAAAGCGCGCCGTGATCGTCTTTACGCTCCTTTTCCGGGTCACCTCCACGCCCAGAATAGCCAGCAGACCGGCGCCCTGAGCATTCGGTATCCCCGCCGCGGCGGCCAGCATAACAGACAGCAGCGTTGCCGCAGCTGTCTTAACAACGCGAAACCCCATGAAATTACCCCGCTTTTATCATTTTGCGAAGCAAAGCAGACTTCGAAGCCTTTGGCGCAAGTACAGCTTATGAGTATCCGCTCCGAACGCTTACGTTTGCCGATAATTTTCATGGTACTTGATTTTCTGAAAACACACAATACTTCCATTCCTGGCTTTCCGCCGTGCCTACCGCCGGGACAGCAGCACTTTCTCGATATAGACAACCAGCTGGTACATGGCGGTGGCGACAAAAGCGATAATGATCAGGCTGGACATCACGAGCGTAAAATTGAACACTTGAAAGCCGTATATAATGAGATAACCGAGACCCGATTTCGCAACCAGAAACTCGCCTACTATAACGCCAACCCATGACATGCCGACATTCACCTTCAGGGTGGAGACGATGGCGGGAAACGAGGCGGGCAGAATCACCTTGAAAAATACCTGCCTCTTGTCCGCGCCGAACGACCGGACCACTTTGACCAGATTGGGGTCCACTCCGCAAAAGCTGTTGTAAACAACAAGCGTCGTGACGATAATCGTTATCGAAAGTGTCGTGACGACGATGGAAATGAAACCGGCTCCGAACATGACTATAAAAATAGGCCCGAGAGCCACCTTCGGCATGCTGTTGAATACGACCATATAAGGATCAAGCACCGCCGACAAAAAGGGCGACCACCAGATGGCGACGGCCAGCAGCGTGCCAAGCAGCGTTCCCAGCACGAAGCCGGTAGCCGTCTCGCCCAGAGTAATCCCCAAATGATGCCACAGGCTGCCGTCAGCCATATTCGCGTAGATCTGCCTAAATACTTTGGACGGATAGCTGAACAGCAGCCGGTCGATCCAGCCCTGTCTTGCGGCGGCCTCCCACAGCGCAAAGAACAGCACAAGCAGGCTTCCCTGCACGGCTAACACAGCTCGATTCCGAAAGCGTTTCGCCCGCTTGAATTCCTCATGGCGGCGGCTCAGCC encodes:
- a CDS encoding ABC transporter permease, encoding MLVNKAVTERTAAEASRLEWLSRRHEEFKRAKRFRNRAVLAVQGSLLVLFFALWEAAARQGWIDRLLFSYPSKVFRQIYANMADGSLWHHLGITLGETATGFVLGTLLGTLLAVAIWWSPFLSAVLDPYMVVFNSMPKVALGPIFIVMFGAGFISIVVTTLSITIIVTTLVVYNSFCGVDPNLVKVVRSFGADKRQVFFKVILPASFPAIVSTLKVNVGMSWVGVIVGEFLVAKSGLGYLIIYGFQVFNFTLVMSSLIIIAFVATAMYQLVVYIEKVLLSRR